The following are encoded together in the Anaerostipes caccae L1-92 genome:
- a CDS encoding CPBP family intramembrane glutamic endopeptidase produces the protein MVKITVNEDVKRFLIYYTIYRICGQLCSLIGIPGLYPNLISGLCLILLCSPFLAKDQKKGFIVRRELILFTISFFFLTQYISVYLTDIFHNSKFIMNQEAEKSPILVNAAAAGIVGPAAEELLFRRFLYEGLKPMGKVKSSLISSVIFGLCHRQVIQGIYASLWGNVFCFVYEKNQSLKAPFLVHMISNMLSFSPILWISLNHVCFTVCITFISAWIVCLAIKKKGECL, from the coding sequence ATGGTGAAAATCACAGTGAATGAAGATGTGAAGCGGTTCCTTATATATTATACAATTTACAGAATCTGCGGACAGCTGTGCAGCCTGATCGGAATTCCCGGTCTGTATCCAAATCTGATCAGCGGCCTGTGCCTGATCCTTCTTTGCAGCCCCTTTTTGGCAAAGGATCAAAAGAAAGGATTCATAGTCCGCAGAGAGCTGATCTTATTTACAATATCTTTCTTTTTCCTCACGCAGTACATCTCTGTTTATCTAACTGATATTTTTCATAACAGCAAATTTATAATGAATCAAGAGGCTGAGAAAAGCCCGATCTTAGTAAACGCAGCTGCGGCAGGGATTGTTGGACCGGCAGCCGAGGAACTTTTATTCCGCAGATTCTTGTATGAAGGACTAAAACCAATGGGAAAAGTAAAGTCGTCTCTGATTTCCAGCGTTATTTTTGGGCTGTGTCACAGACAGGTGATCCAGGGAATCTATGCATCACTGTGGGGGAATGTCTTTTGTTTTGTGTATGAAAAAAATCAAAGCTTAAAAGCACCTTTTTTAGTACATATGATCAGCAATATGCTGTCTTTTTCACCGATTCTTTGGATCAGTCTGAATCATGTTTGTTTTACCGTCTGTATTACTTTTATTTCCGCATGGATCGTCTGCCTGGCGATTAAGAAGAAAGGGGAATGTTTATGA
- a CDS encoding right-handed parallel beta-helix repeat-containing protein, which yields MKKWGKRIISGVIAASLLTAAAISGSEQGTGTVASVVQAGTETSFMGKLLEGGYIDVFTSGTQEEQNKFYDGLSPQQQSVFLEVTNCQITRELIKSERSKEELEQFFDRLQPYFLILKKGNQEKPDDEIVIECINQIEGTDYHSSEQYIKQLVSGKKDHYLEFYNALKLVKDGKLEIESAVDDFYKELGFLKKDRVPANSAEVSRQSVQVQKKAAAKAVSDGYSNFKAVSSLKALKDAVASVKKGEKIAVRVDKGFNVTSVIRTNGRHVKIYADGESGHNLNRTAGYKDVMLEVNGGSLTLGAYDGDGRAKNNLYINGKNIAASAPLIEVTSGHLYLNKYSRIIDGYFLADFAGGAGIALNSGTSCYMFGGRIDNCRAKSSKDVSSGSPKSSHGGGVLVGNGSSFYMFAGSIEHCQAIHGGGIMNYGTLRLYGGAISDCAASNQKKDALGGAVKVQGAIETDGKVSSTKGDLGVWKYRRSAAWIVNGKDGYQQVTTTGVVLKNNQADAGGAICLNNGSNGAIQDCSINGNHSTGNGAGICLSNGSYKKGAALELKMGAVIHGNESKGYGGGFYCADSVKGSLSGGTMYDNSAKYGAGIYHEAEFRMSGGTVRNNHSGNSGGGIYAKGKLSMTGGEISANTAATYGGGAILKTAGGSVSGGSIKGNSASANGGGLQIDGTVSLSNASVSSNSASGKGGGISVSSSGTCNLSSGNVSGNTAKAGGGGIYIDGTCKANGSSFTGNQSSGDGGAVYIASGTFTTFQANQAVNIQGNSASGNGSGIYNRNITVLNNNAHILNNHCKNGTQRGIFHQGSLFSIEGNTEIQQEIYLAKDRFVTASNRYFSNSNSLKAKISLDTANIRNGYAVVKGNVSNSADGNYKTGEALLNNQSAGGRFVYAGSGYVMRPGNLKKSSSGCAPFSIVLSQAYQIRYDKNSKEEVMNMPTAAVKYWEEDIRLSALTPASGSGAFVAWNTKADGTGDGYQPGNVYTANADATLFALWPHYRVEYLPGIRSAAGTTDSQEQNKSEDILLRKNGFRSSEGKFVGWKQDISSARKRMELEPVGYKELKEEREKGKLNHILDFAESNKKVNSSENLDNINSLLDVEDIFFMEGQWDSKPDIILNDKKTFLENEKIKKNDLLKVVKGCYDEEDGELTKKVQIIKLDYAKSMKGYRPETQNFSGGMNDTDVMDTYFMKLEKDETVEVKVTFQAEDSVGNVAEKEGTVCVTYNNPPKLHSQNLAFYQKDLDNNPQTILKEIFENYQVEDIEDDKKGLKVPVSVIDPIPLQIEKLNSVGEHKIVYQAIDSLGKKTKLDSIVYIAENNPFKDSYKYNVRFINKKYLYTLKESSKWKKDEELNAQLTSQLEKTKEDAVLKYEFEIKK from the coding sequence ATGAAAAAATGGGGAAAAAGAATCATTTCCGGTGTGATTGCAGCAAGCCTGCTGACGGCAGCTGCGATATCGGGATCAGAACAGGGCACAGGCACAGTGGCTTCGGTCGTTCAGGCCGGCACAGAGACGAGCTTTATGGGAAAACTGCTTGAGGGTGGATACATCGATGTATTCACCTCCGGGACTCAAGAAGAACAGAATAAATTTTATGACGGGTTAAGTCCGCAGCAGCAGTCTGTGTTTTTGGAAGTGACAAACTGTCAGATTACAAGGGAACTTATAAAAAGCGAACGTTCAAAGGAGGAGCTGGAACAATTTTTTGACCGGCTGCAGCCTTATTTTTTGATACTGAAGAAGGGAAATCAGGAGAAGCCGGATGATGAGATCGTCATAGAGTGTATAAATCAGATTGAGGGAACAGATTATCATTCTTCAGAGCAATATATAAAACAGCTGGTTTCAGGAAAAAAGGATCATTATTTGGAATTTTACAACGCCCTGAAACTGGTGAAGGACGGGAAACTGGAAATTGAGAGCGCAGTGGATGATTTCTATAAAGAACTTGGCTTTCTCAAGAAAGATAGGGTTCCAGCAAACTCAGCAGAAGTATCCCGGCAGTCAGTCCAGGTACAGAAAAAAGCGGCGGCAAAAGCTGTTTCAGACGGATATTCCAACTTTAAAGCCGTGAGTTCTTTGAAAGCTTTGAAAGATGCTGTGGCTTCCGTAAAGAAAGGTGAGAAAATAGCCGTCCGTGTGGACAAGGGTTTTAATGTGACATCAGTGATCAGGACGAACGGCCGGCATGTGAAGATTTACGCGGACGGTGAGAGCGGACATAATCTCAACAGGACTGCAGGATATAAAGATGTCATGTTGGAAGTAAATGGAGGATCACTCACATTAGGGGCTTATGACGGAGATGGAAGAGCAAAAAATAATCTGTACATCAACGGAAAAAATATCGCTGCGTCAGCTCCTTTGATAGAAGTTACATCAGGGCACCTGTATCTAAATAAATACAGCCGTATCATAGACGGATATTTTTTGGCGGACTTTGCGGGAGGGGCAGGAATTGCACTGAATTCCGGTACATCCTGTTATATGTTTGGCGGCAGGATCGACAACTGCCGGGCAAAGAGCAGCAAAGACGTATCTTCCGGTTCACCGAAATCTTCTCACGGAGGAGGTGTCCTGGTCGGCAATGGTTCTTCTTTTTACATGTTTGCGGGATCAATAGAACACTGTCAGGCGATTCATGGCGGAGGCATTATGAACTATGGAACCCTGAGACTGTACGGAGGTGCGATTTCAGACTGTGCAGCGTCCAACCAAAAGAAGGATGCTCTCGGAGGAGCGGTTAAAGTGCAGGGAGCGATCGAAACGGATGGAAAAGTAAGCTCTACAAAAGGTGACTTGGGCGTCTGGAAGTACAGGAGATCCGCTGCATGGATTGTGAATGGAAAAGATGGATATCAGCAGGTAACCACCACGGGTGTGGTATTAAAAAACAATCAGGCCGATGCAGGCGGAGCCATATGTTTGAACAACGGTTCAAACGGAGCCATCCAAGACTGCAGCATTAATGGAAATCACAGCACCGGAAACGGAGCAGGCATCTGTCTGTCAAACGGCAGTTATAAAAAGGGCGCCGCTTTGGAACTAAAGATGGGAGCCGTGATTCACGGAAATGAAAGCAAAGGTTATGGAGGAGGTTTTTACTGTGCGGATTCTGTGAAAGGCTCTTTAAGCGGAGGAACTATGTATGATAACTCGGCAAAATATGGCGCAGGCATCTATCACGAGGCAGAATTCCGCATGAGTGGAGGAACTGTAAGAAATAATCATTCCGGCAATTCCGGGGGCGGAATCTATGCAAAGGGAAAACTTTCTATGACCGGAGGAGAGATATCTGCCAATACAGCCGCCACATACGGGGGAGGAGCCATTTTAAAAACTGCCGGAGGTTCTGTAAGCGGAGGAAGTATCAAAGGCAATTCCGCCTCTGCCAATGGTGGGGGACTTCAGATAGACGGAACAGTCTCACTTTCAAACGCATCGGTAAGTTCTAACAGCGCTTCCGGGAAGGGCGGAGGTATCTCAGTAAGTTCATCCGGCACATGTAATTTAAGCAGCGGCAATGTCAGCGGAAACACCGCAAAGGCGGGAGGCGGGGGTATTTACATTGACGGCACCTGCAAGGCAAACGGGAGCAGCTTTACTGGAAATCAATCCTCCGGAGACGGAGGAGCTGTTTACATAGCCAGCGGTACTTTTACAACGTTTCAGGCGAATCAGGCAGTAAACATCCAGGGAAACAGTGCGTCCGGAAATGGCTCAGGTATTTATAACAGAAATATTACGGTTCTGAACAACAACGCCCATATCTTGAACAATCATTGCAAAAATGGTACACAACGGGGTATTTTTCATCAAGGAAGTCTGTTTTCAATAGAAGGAAATACGGAGATACAACAGGAAATTTATCTTGCAAAGGACCGGTTTGTTACGGCTTCCAACCGATACTTTTCCAACAGCAATTCATTGAAGGCCAAAATTTCTCTGGATACTGCCAATATACGAAACGGCTATGCGGTAGTAAAAGGGAATGTATCAAATTCTGCGGACGGTAATTACAAGACAGGAGAGGCATTGCTGAATAATCAGTCTGCGGGCGGAAGATTTGTGTATGCAGGCAGCGGATATGTCATGAGACCGGGAAATTTAAAGAAATCATCTTCTGGCTGTGCTCCATTCAGCATTGTTCTGAGTCAGGCATATCAGATTCGCTATGATAAAAATTCAAAAGAGGAGGTCATGAACATGCCGACGGCAGCAGTTAAGTATTGGGAGGAGGACATAAGGCTGTCGGCGCTGACACCTGCCAGTGGGTCGGGCGCGTTTGTGGCATGGAATACGAAAGCAGATGGGACAGGAGACGGGTATCAGCCGGGGAATGTTTATACGGCAAATGCGGATGCGACTCTTTTTGCTCTTTGGCCCCATTACAGAGTGGAGTATCTGCCTGGAATTCGGAGTGCCGCTGGCACGACGGACAGCCAGGAACAAAACAAATCTGAGGATATACTGCTGAGGAAAAACGGGTTCCGGTCATCAGAAGGGAAGTTTGTAGGCTGGAAACAGGATATCAGCAGTGCCCGCAAAAGAATGGAATTAGAACCGGTGGGATATAAAGAATTAAAAGAAGAGCGGGAAAAGGGTAAATTAAATCATATATTAGACTTTGCAGAAAGCAATAAAAAAGTCAATTCATCTGAAAATTTGGATAATATAAATAGCTTATTGGATGTTGAAGATATATTTTTTATGGAAGGCCAATGGGACAGTAAACCAGATATTATTTTGAACGATAAAAAGACTTTTTTAGAGAATGAAAAAATAAAGAAGAATGATTTATTAAAAGTTGTAAAGGGTTGTTATGATGAAGAAGATGGAGAATTGACAAAAAAAGTACAGATTATAAAACTAGATTACGCAAAAAGTATGAAAGGATACCGGCCGGAAACCCAAAATTTTTCTGGAGGAATGAATGATACAGATGTAATGGACACTTATTTTATGAAGCTTGAAAAAGATGAGACAGTAGAAGTCAAAGTTACTTTTCAAGCTGAAGACAGCGTTGGAAATGTTGCAGAAAAAGAAGGCACGGTATGTGTAACTTATAACAATCCTCCCAAATTACATTCACAGAATCTTGCATTTTATCAAAAAGATCTAGACAACAATCCACAGACCATTCTTAAAGAAATATTTGAAAACTATCAGGTAGAAGACATAGAAGATGACAAAAAAGGCCTGAAAGTACCAGTGTCTGTTATTGATCCAATACCGCTGCAAATTGAAAAGTTAAATTCGGTAGGTGAGCATAAAATTGTTTATCAGGCAATAGATTCTTTGGGGAAGAAAACAAAACTTGATTCGATAGTATATATCGCCGAGAACAATCCTTTTAAAGACTCATATAAATATAATGTAAGATTTATAAATAAGAAATATTTGTATACCTTGAAAGAGTCGAGCAAATGGAAGAAAGACGAGGAATTAAATGCTCAGCTCACAAGTCAGCTGGAAAAAACAAAGGAAGATGCTGTGTTAAAATATGAATTTGAAATAAAGAAATAA
- a CDS encoding leucine-rich repeat protein yields MKKEVKIILVSCLFVIVNFSIRSGTTIHGESFIGQTFKAGSFSYEVISKNEVLVYKYDHQEPDTMEVVSSVEYQGKKYNVTKFHYDHSDAITKKIVILSGVKEVIINPDGVPGYEYPNLEELILPDTLEYINPGFSFTMTNLNSIQLSDKNKYYKVEDNVLFSKNGTDLIAFPSGDDRISYRIPNGVRTIKKEAFASNQNLQDVLIPVSLTELEPWTFAGSHIQRLDLSHVKKAGRGTFEFCHNLKEIKLGRETVLNGGQFYENRSLKDISVEEGNPKLWSEDGVLYGRSGDDKTLVCYPSAKEELSYAVSPGTNCIEDSAFHMCRLDQVFLPPSVQKISSSAFNYGNDGKAEKPIQIYLCGDRLPEIKKAAFTDLASGSVIYLKNQELKNQFDLGNQKNRYIDQQDKESVIQVSGMEQQPAEDIILDSESVSLDMGKDGRQVSRLLEISLFPLSSTDKIIVSGSDHRILTVSDLGRITAVSPGTAFVTVKAGNVRKECRVTVYGPLGNSDDIPKQFYTGAEIRPEPVVRNHNGQVLKRGNDYTVEYKNNKNPGRAEVLIEGIGCFQGSIKTSFDIRIKGNDVSGAKVVYPQRYYYYEGKPVTPKPSVSLNGRHLEEGRDYCIEYMGNNGIGFGCVCLTGINDYYGQNFSYYQIIRRKDNNKKYEKISFVSQPKNSVYTGKSIFRTVRVKSGNRVLKLNKDYTVKYTANKNCGKARMEVIGKGGYTGKINRYFVIVPKKARIRKIKAGKKKAKVYIRKSPGKPSGYQICWSAGKNFSKSKSVSTAGTVRWMRRLKRKKYYCIKVRAYKTINGKKYFGSYSGIKRVKIK; encoded by the coding sequence ATGAAAAAAGAGGTTAAAATTATATTAGTATCTTGTTTATTTGTAATCGTGAATTTTAGCATTAGAAGCGGAACGACAATTCATGGGGAAAGTTTTATTGGGCAGACTTTTAAAGCTGGCAGTTTTTCATATGAAGTTATTTCAAAAAATGAAGTTTTGGTCTATAAGTATGACCATCAGGAGCCGGATACAATGGAAGTGGTTTCGTCGGTGGAATACCAAGGGAAAAAGTACAATGTTACAAAGTTTCATTATGATCATTCGGATGCGATAACTAAGAAGATAGTAATTCTAAGTGGTGTAAAAGAAGTGATTATAAATCCTGACGGAGTACCCGGCTATGAATATCCAAATCTGGAGGAACTCATTCTCCCAGATACTTTGGAGTACATCAACCCCGGCTTTTCTTTTACTATGACCAATTTAAACTCCATCCAGCTGTCCGATAAAAACAAATATTATAAAGTGGAAGATAATGTTCTGTTCAGCAAGAATGGTACTGACCTGATTGCCTTTCCAAGCGGAGATGACAGGATATCTTACCGCATTCCGAATGGCGTCCGGACAATAAAGAAAGAAGCCTTTGCGTCCAATCAAAATTTACAGGATGTTTTAATTCCTGTTTCTTTAACAGAGTTAGAGCCGTGGACATTTGCCGGTTCCCACATTCAGCGATTAGATCTTTCCCATGTAAAAAAGGCTGGGAGAGGAACGTTTGAATTCTGCCATAACTTAAAAGAAATAAAACTTGGAAGAGAAACGGTTCTAAATGGAGGGCAGTTTTATGAAAACCGTTCACTGAAAGATATTTCCGTGGAGGAAGGAAATCCGAAGCTATGGTCAGAAGACGGTGTGCTGTACGGCCGTTCCGGTGATGATAAGACATTGGTCTGTTATCCATCGGCAAAAGAAGAATTAAGCTATGCTGTTTCTCCCGGTACTAACTGCATTGAAGACAGCGCATTTCATATGTGCCGTCTGGATCAGGTGTTCCTGCCGCCGAGTGTACAGAAGATCAGCAGTTCTGCATTTAATTATGGAAACGACGGGAAAGCTGAAAAGCCAATCCAAATTTATTTATGCGGGGACAGGCTGCCGGAGATAAAGAAGGCAGCTTTTACCGACTTAGCTTCCGGAAGTGTAATCTATTTAAAAAACCAGGAACTGAAAAATCAGTTTGACTTAGGAAATCAGAAAAACCGGTATATTGATCAGCAGGATAAGGAGTCAGTGATCCAAGTTTCAGGTATGGAGCAGCAGCCGGCTGAAGATATCATATTGGATAGTGAGTCGGTTTCTCTGGACATGGGGAAGGATGGAAGACAGGTAAGCCGTTTGCTGGAAATTTCGCTGTTTCCTCTTTCATCCACGGATAAGATCATAGTTTCGGGAAGTGACCATAGAATTTTAACGGTAAGCGATCTGGGGAGGATTACTGCAGTTTCACCGGGGACTGCTTTCGTTACAGTAAAGGCAGGGAACGTGAGGAAAGAGTGCCGCGTGACTGTGTATGGCCCTCTGGGGAATTCAGATGATATCCCAAAGCAGTTTTATACAGGGGCAGAAATACGTCCGGAACCGGTTGTGAGAAATCATAACGGCCAGGTGCTGAAGCGTGGAAATGATTATACAGTGGAGTATAAAAATAATAAAAATCCCGGCAGGGCAGAAGTGCTGATAGAAGGTATCGGCTGCTTTCAGGGAAGTATAAAGACATCTTTTGATATACGGATCAAGGGGAATGATGTTTCCGGAGCAAAAGTTGTCTATCCGCAAAGGTATTACTATTATGAGGGAAAACCAGTCACGCCGAAACCATCGGTGAGCCTGAATGGAAGACATCTGGAAGAGGGAAGAGACTACTGTATAGAGTACATGGGGAACAATGGCATCGGCTTTGGCTGTGTATGTCTGACCGGGATCAATGATTACTATGGTCAGAATTTTTCTTATTACCAGATTATACGGAGAAAAGACAACAATAAAAAATACGAAAAAATCAGCTTTGTCTCTCAGCCTAAAAACAGTGTATATACCGGGAAATCAATCTTCAGGACAGTCAGAGTAAAAAGCGGCAATCGGGTTTTAAAGTTAAACAAAGATTATACGGTGAAGTATACTGCAAATAAAAACTGCGGAAAAGCCAGGATGGAAGTCATAGGAAAAGGGGGTTATACAGGAAAGATCAATAGGTATTTTGTAATTGTTCCAAAGAAAGCACGGATCAGGAAAATAAAAGCCGGGAAAAAGAAGGCAAAAGTTTATATCAGGAAAAGTCCCGGCAAGCCAAGCGGTTATCAAATCTGCTGGTCAGCAGGAAAAAACTTTTCTAAATCAAAGTCGGTATCTACCGCCGGAACAGTGCGTTGGATGAGAAGACTGAAACGAAAAAAATATTACTGCATAAAGGTACGGGCATATAAGACGATAAATGGAAAGAAATATTTTGGAAGTTACAGCGGGATAAAAAGAGTGAAGATAAAATAA
- a CDS encoding HAD domain-containing protein: MEHMRAFDKWRFRVKPQKIIFLDIDGVLNSMELFDKLEERDMEPFMGIDVDEDNLEQLRYIVERTGAQIVLSSSWRHAWHEKGPMIRVGRALDQAMASYGLKIISKTKHLHKGNRSLEVKDWMRGKRIRSFVILDDTDYDWEEYSLGEHWVRTSFMEGGLTRELAGKAVDILNQSS, translated from the coding sequence ATGGAGCATATGAGAGCCTTTGATAAATGGCGGTTCCGGGTAAAGCCTCAAAAGATCATTTTTTTAGATATCGACGGTGTGCTGAACTCTATGGAACTGTTTGATAAACTGGAAGAAAGAGACATGGAGCCGTTCATGGGCATTGATGTGGATGAAGATAATTTAGAACAGCTGAGATATATTGTGGAGAGAACGGGGGCACAGATTGTACTGTCGTCAAGCTGGCGCCATGCGTGGCATGAAAAAGGGCCGATGATCAGGGTAGGGAGAGCATTGGATCAGGCCATGGCTTCCTATGGCCTGAAGATTATATCAAAAACGAAACATCTCCATAAAGGAAACCGTTCGCTGGAAGTAAAAGACTGGATGCGCGGGAAACGCATCCGGTCTTTCGTGATTCTTGATGATACGGATTATGATTGGGAAGAGTACAGCCTGGGAGAACACTGGGTCCGCACAAGCTTCATGGAAGGCGGGCTTACCAGAGAGCTGGCCGGAAAGGCAGTGGATATTTTAAATCAAAGTTCTTAA
- a CDS encoding ATP-binding protein, which translates to MIRQIIKIDEEKCNGCGLCASACHEGAIQMIGGKAKLIRDDYCDGLGNCLPMCPTGAISFEDREAPDYNKAAVLENQRKNNMSALRQWPVQIQLVPVNAPYFDNAHLLVAADCTAFAHGNFHEQFMKQKVTLVGCPKLDPVDYSEKLTEIIRQNNLKSITVTRMEVPCCGGLENAVRTALEQSKKSIPLNVITISTEGIILD; encoded by the coding sequence ATGATACGACAAATAATTAAAATAGATGAGGAAAAATGTAATGGATGCGGTCTCTGCGCTTCTGCCTGCCACGAAGGTGCCATTCAGATGATCGGCGGAAAAGCAAAACTGATCCGGGATGATTACTGCGACGGACTCGGAAACTGCCTTCCAATGTGTCCGACCGGCGCCATCTCCTTTGAAGACAGGGAGGCCCCGGACTACAACAAAGCGGCAGTTCTTGAAAACCAGAGAAAGAATAATATGAGTGCGCTGCGCCAATGGCCGGTACAGATCCAGCTGGTGCCTGTGAACGCCCCGTACTTTGACAACGCCCACCTTTTGGTTGCCGCCGACTGTACCGCATTCGCACACGGAAACTTTCACGAACAGTTTATGAAACAGAAAGTCACCTTAGTCGGCTGTCCAAAACTGGACCCCGTGGACTACTCAGAAAAGCTGACAGAGATCATCCGCCAAAACAATTTAAAGAGCATCACCGTCACCCGGATGGAAGTCCCCTGCTGCGGAGGGCTGGAAAATGCGGTGCGCACTGCCCTTGAACAGAGCAAAAAATCCATTCCGCTCAATGTTATCACCATTTCTACCGAAGGGATCATCCTGGATTAA
- a CDS encoding Crp/Fnr family transcriptional regulator, which translates to MEQILSHCPLFRGIKEEDLEGMLGCLSARKETYASRDTICLNGDRMDEVGIIVEGEVLIVRDDFEGRRAILAHIGPGDVFGETYGCLPDAELPVSVECARDCTVLFLNYHKVLTTCDASCAFHQRLIENMVVLLAEKNVRLNQKLECLEKRTTREKILAYINQEQEKQKTSRIKLPFSKKDLADYLCVDRSGMMVELRKLQTEGVLSVEKNIIAVEERQDNSAG; encoded by the coding sequence ATGGAGCAAATATTATCTCATTGTCCCCTGTTCCGAGGAATAAAAGAGGAGGACTTAGAGGGCATGCTGGGCTGTCTGTCAGCCAGAAAAGAAACGTATGCTTCCAGGGATACTATCTGTCTGAATGGAGACAGGATGGATGAAGTGGGGATCATCGTGGAAGGAGAAGTCCTGATCGTCAGAGATGATTTTGAGGGGAGGAGAGCGATTCTTGCCCATATTGGGCCGGGTGATGTGTTCGGAGAGACCTATGGCTGTCTTCCGGATGCGGAGCTGCCTGTATCGGTTGAATGTGCCAGAGATTGTACGGTGCTGTTCTTGAATTACCATAAGGTACTGACGACCTGCGACGCCAGCTGTGCGTTTCACCAGAGGCTGATTGAAAATATGGTTGTGCTTTTGGCTGAAAAGAATGTACGTTTAAATCAAAAGCTGGAGTGTCTTGAAAAAAGGACTACAAGGGAAAAGATTCTCGCATATATAAACCAGGAACAGGAGAAGCAGAAAACATCCCGGATTAAGCTTCCTTTTTCTAAAAAAGATCTGGCCGATTATCTGTGTGTGGACAGGAGCGGTATGATGGTGGAGCTGAGAAAACTCCAGACGGAAGGTGTTTTGTCTGTTGAGAAAAATATCATTGCGGTTGAAGAGAGACAGGATAATTCCGCAGGGTGA
- a CDS encoding GNAT family N-acetyltransferase — MELTVRQFKKEDLEEMTAIWNQVVEEANAFPQEDTFSLKEAEEFFAGQSYTGVAESDGKILGLYILHPNNVGRCGHLSNASYAVSKDARGRHIGEQLVLDCMERARELGYKILQFNAVVASNQGALRLYDRLGFQRLGTVPGGYRLADGRYEDIILFYITL, encoded by the coding sequence ATGGAACTTACGGTGAGACAGTTTAAAAAAGAAGATTTAGAAGAGATGACAGCGATATGGAATCAGGTAGTGGAGGAGGCCAATGCGTTTCCGCAGGAAGATACTTTTTCTTTAAAGGAAGCAGAAGAATTTTTTGCAGGCCAGTCTTATACTGGGGTGGCTGAATCGGATGGAAAGATTCTTGGACTTTATATACTGCATCCGAATAATGTGGGCAGGTGCGGACATTTATCCAATGCCTCCTATGCGGTCAGCAAAGATGCAAGAGGACGGCATATTGGAGAACAGCTGGTTTTGGACTGTATGGAAAGGGCGAGAGAGCTGGGATATAAAATTCTGCAGTTTAATGCGGTGGTAGCGTCTAATCAGGGTGCGCTGAGACTTTATGACCGGCTTGGATTTCAGCGGCTCGGGACAGTGCCCGGGGGCTACCGCTTGGCAGACGGCAGATATGAAGACATTATTTTATTTTATATCACACTGTAA
- a CDS encoding NAD(P)-dependent malic enzyme, which produces MDYNELALKMHEENRGKVAVRSKVTVETREDLSTAYTPGVAEPCRKIRDCKEDVYRYTAKGNLVAVVSDGTAVLGLGDIGPEAAMPVMEGKAILFKEFADIDAFPICLDTKDAEEIIKTVKNLAPTFGGINLEDISAPRCFEIERRLKEELDIPVFHDDQHGTAIVVAAGLINALKFAGKKLEDAKIVINGAGSAGISICKLLLQFGVKDAVLVDQKGALCPGEAWMNDAQKEMAEKTNKDRQTGDLSEIMKGKDVFIGVSAPNIVTSEMVASMAKDPVVFAMANPVPEIMPDEAKKGGAKVVATGRSDFPNQINNVLVFPGIFRGALDARASQITEEMKMAAARAIAGIIAEEELNEDYIIPGVFDKRVCSAVADAVKAESRK; this is translated from the coding sequence ATGGATTACAATGAATTGGCGCTGAAGATGCACGAAGAAAACAGAGGAAAAGTGGCGGTAAGGTCAAAGGTGACGGTTGAGACGAGAGAAGACCTGAGTACAGCTTATACACCCGGAGTGGCAGAACCGTGCCGAAAGATCAGGGACTGCAAAGAGGATGTGTACCGCTACACTGCAAAAGGAAATCTGGTAGCTGTGGTTTCCGACGGGACAGCAGTACTCGGCCTTGGTGATATCGGACCGGAGGCGGCCATGCCGGTCATGGAAGGAAAAGCGATTTTATTTAAAGAGTTTGCCGATATCGATGCGTTTCCGATCTGTCTGGACACGAAAGATGCGGAAGAGATCATAAAGACAGTAAAAAATCTGGCGCCTACATTCGGAGGGATCAATCTGGAAGATATCTCTGCGCCGAGATGTTTTGAAATAGAACGCAGGCTGAAAGAAGAGCTGGATATACCGGTGTTTCATGACGATCAGCACGGGACAGCCATTGTCGTGGCAGCAGGGCTGATCAATGCGCTGAAATTTGCGGGAAAGAAGCTGGAAGATGCAAAGATAGTGATCAACGGAGCGGGTTCTGCCGGTATTTCTATCTGTAAGCTTCTGCTTCAGTTCGGGGTAAAAGACGCGGTGCTCGTTGACCAGAAAGGCGCCCTGTGTCCGGGGGAAGCATGGATGAATGATGCACAGAAAGAAATGGCGGAAAAAACAAATAAAGACAGACAGACAGGAGATCTCTCTGAGATTATGAAGGGAAAAGACGTGTTTATCGGCGTTTCTGCACCGAATATTGTCACATCAGAGATGGTCGCGTCTATGGCAAAGGACCCGGTAGTATTTGCCATGGCAAATCCAGTGCCTGAGATTATGCCGGATGAGGCGAAAAAAGGCGGGGCGAAGGTGGTAGCTACCGGCCGTTCGGATTTTCCGAATCAGATCAATAACGTGCTGGTGTTCCCTGGAATTTTCCGCGGGGCTTTGGATGCCAGAGCTTCTCAGATTACAGAAGAGATGAAGATGGCGGCGGCCCGGGCAATCGCGGGAATCATAGCTGAGGAAGAATTAAACGAGGATTATATTATCCCCGGAGTGTTCGATAAGCGGGTTTGCAGTGCGGTTGCAGATGCGGTAAAGGCAGAGAGCCGGAAATAA